One window from the genome of Garra rufa chromosome 1, GarRuf1.0, whole genome shotgun sequence encodes:
- the ier2a gene encoding immediate early response gene 2 protein, whose amino-acid sequence MDVTTEAKQIMVQALSKMYSSRTQRGGLRLHRSLLLTLVMKSARDIYHSARLTSENKGQSDTCGVTENTSQPEEPMDTTSSTATPLGATATQAAEDGQRSGLEGHSHLHEPAGPTVDKENCNPATMDRHSRKRRSKTATDPDFLPCKKAKLEFAEVRGILQASQNNSSNCGRALDTLSIVPMPRTIVTF is encoded by the coding sequence ATGGATGTCACAACAGAGGCCAAGCAGATTATGGTCCAGGCGTTGAGTAAAATGTACAGCTCCCGCACCCAGCGTGGTGGACTCCGGCTCCACCGGAGCCTGTTGCTGACGCTCGTCATGAAATCTGCAAGGGACATCTACCACTCTGCCCGACTGACAAGCGAGAATAAGGGGCAATCTGACACATGCGGTGTCACAGAAAACACATCACAACCAGAAGAGCCCATGGACACAACGAGCTCCACGGCAACACCTCTGGGCGCGACAGCGACACAGGCTGCCGAGGATGGGCAAAGGTCCGGACTCGAGGGTCATTCACATCTACACGAGCCCGCAGGACCTACGGTGGACAAGGAAAACTGCAACCCAGCCACGATGGACCGTCACTCTAGAAAGCGACGAAGCAAAACAGCCACAGACCCTGACTTCCTACCATGCAAAAAAGCCAAACTGGAGTTCGCGGAGGTCAGAGGAATTCTTCAGGCAAGCCAGAATAATTCCTCCAACTGCGGTAGAGCGCTGGACACACTGTCAATCGTGCCTATGCCAAGAACAATTGTCACATTTTGA
- the nacc1a gene encoding nucleus accumbens associated 1, BEN and BTB (POZ) domain containing a — protein MAQTLQMAIPNFGNNVLECLNEQRLQGLYCDVSVVVKGHTFKAHRAVLAASSSYFRDLFNSNAGSKTPTVVELPPAVQPQSFQQILAFCYTGRLSMNVGDQFLLMYTAGFLQIQQIMEKGTEFFLKVSSPSCDSQGLHTEETPPSEPQSPVTQTAAGAAANGGGGVVASATSRPASCLTPLPLVSRVKTEQPEASPYSVVCTPVAKRLWEGGNREGGGGTGGAGGGGMRKAARFSQEMARGSAIQQQGSMGLGMGLGMGTGGHGGGSSTNGNGNGTSSATPEGTSPGTLSAYASDSPISYHDDEEEEEAVDDGTEEQYRQICNMYTMYSMLNVGATAGERVEALPDHSETRPRMRGRQDLASLPAELIAQIGNRCHPKLYEEGDPAEKLELVSGTSVYISRAQLMNCHVSAGTRHKVLLRRLLAAFFDRSTLANSCGTGIRSSTNDPSRKPLDSRVLHAVKFYCQNFATSFKESEMNAIAADMCTNARRVVRKSWIPKLKLLMAEGDAYANFLPDSIKMEADGLSGEPTFETASLEGAASVETGGSSGESLQGVGGDNGTLFQ, from the exons ATGGCTCAGACCCTTCAGATGGCGATCCCGAACTTCGGCAACAATGTCCTGGAGTGTTTGAACGAGCAGCGGCTGCAGGGGCTGTACTGCGACGTGTCCGTGGTGGTGAAAGGCCACACCTTTAAAGCCCACCGCGCCGTGCTGGCGGCCAGCAGCTCCTACTTCCGTGACCTTTTCAACAGCAACGCGGGCAGCAAAACCCCTACGGTGGTGGAGTTGCCCCCGGCCGTACAGCCACAGAGCTTTCAGCAGATCCTGGCCTTCTGCTACACCGGCCGCCTCAGCATGAACGTCGGAGATCAGTTTCTGCTCATGTACACGGCCGGCTTCCTCCAGATCCAGCAGATTATGGAAAAGGGCACGGAGTTCTTCTTGAAGGTCAGCTCACCCAGCTGCGACTCACAGGGCCTTCATACTGAAGAAACCCCTCCGTCTGAGCCTCAGAGTCCCGTTACCCAGACGGCGGCGGGCGCCGCGGCCAACGGAGGAGGCGGGGTGGTGGCATCGGCGACCAGTCGACCCGCTTCCTGCTTGACCCCGTTGCCACTCGTCTCTCGGGTAAAGACAGAGCAGCCAGAGGCTTCGCCCTATTCGGTGGTTTGCACACCGGTGGCCAAGCGGCTCTGGGAAGGAGGCAATCGGGAAGGTGGTGGAGGCACGGGCGGAGCTGGCGGAGGAGGGATGAGGAAGGCGGCTCGCTTTTCCCAAGAAATGGCACGCGGAAGCGCCATTCAGCAGCAAGGTAGCATGGGACTTGGTATGGGTCTTGGAATGGGCACAGGGGGTCATGGCGGAGGCAGTAGCACCAATGGTAATGGCAATGGGACAAGCAGTGCCACCCCTGAAGGCACCAGCCCTGGTACCTTGAGTGCCTACGCCAGTGATTCGCCCATATCTTACCATGAtgatgaggaagaggaggaggcgGTGGATGACGGCACTGAAGAGCAGTACAGGCAGATCTGCAACATGTACACCATGTACAGCATGCTCAACGTGGGAGCTACAG CGGGTGAACGCGTGGAGGCCTTGCCGGACCACTCGGAGACGCGGCCCAGGATGCGCGGCCGACAGGATCTCGCCTCTCTCCCCGCCGAGCTCATCGCTCAGATCGGCAACCGCTGTCATCCCAAACTTTATGAGGAAGGTGACCCTGCGGAGAAATTGGAGCTAGTTTCAG GCACCAGCGTGTACATCTCACGAGCTCAGCTGATGAACTGTCACGTCAGTGCGGGGACCAGACACAAAGTTCTCCTGAGGAGGCTGCTGGCTGCTTTCTTCGACAG GAGCACTCTGGCAAACAGCTGTGGAACCGGCATCCGTTCCTCCACCAATGATCCCAGCCGCAAGCCGCTGGACAGCCGAGTGTTGCACGCAGTCAAGT TTTACTGCCAGAACTTTGCCACCAGCTTTAAGGAGAGCGAGATGAACGCCATCGCGGCGGACATGTGCACTAACGCTCGGCGCGTGGTGAGGAAGAGCTGGATCCCCAAGCTGAAGCTACTGATGGCGGAGGGCGACGCCTATGCCAACTTCCTCCCCGACAGCATCAAGATGGAAGCGGACGGCCTCAGCGGCGAGCCCACCTTTGAGACGGCGAGCCTGGAGGGCGCCGCTTCGGTGGAGACCGGAGGATCCTCGGGCGAGTCTCTGCAGGGTGTGGGCGGAGACAACGGCACTTTGTTTCAGTGA